The Anas platyrhynchos isolate ZD024472 breed Pekin duck chromosome 3, IASCAAS_PekinDuck_T2T, whole genome shotgun sequence genome includes a window with the following:
- the SRF gene encoding serum response factor isoform X1, whose amino-acid sequence MLPSQAAAGNGAAAAAAAAAAALARRTAGPRGANGGGGGGGGGAAVGPAGGRLEREALYSGSEGDSESAEDEELGGGERRGIKRGLAEAAGGGGGGGGAGPVLGPGAAAAAVGAGYGAGGGGGGGGAAAGGGGGGGGAVSGAKPGKKTRGRVKIKMEFIDNKLRRYTTFSKRKTGIMKKAYELSTLTGTQVLLLVASETGHVYTFATRKLQPMITSETGKALIQTCLNSPDSPPRSDPTTDQRMSATGFEETDLTYQVSESDSSGETKDALKPAFTVTNLPGTTSTIQTAPTTSTSMQASSGPSFPITNYLAPVSASISPSAVTSANGTVLKTTGASAVTSGGLMQIPTGFTLMSGASLSPGTPTIPLTQLQPHSLALPSQQGPGTAGQLQQAQQTVFRFPARAGGQIVSLTGGTMAQQVPVQAIQVHQAPQQTSPSSDSSTDLTQTSSSGTVTLPATIMTSSVPTTVGGHMMYPSPHAVMYAPTSGLADGGLAVLNAFSQAPSAMQVSHSQVQDQGGVPQVFLTAPSGTVQIPVSAVQLHQMAVIGQQSSSGSSLTELQVVNLDTSHSAKSD is encoded by the exons ATGTTACCGAGCCAGGCCGCGGCCGGCAACggggccgccgctgccgccgctgctgctgctgccgccttGGCTCGGCGCACGGCGGGGCCCCGCGGGGCCAAcgggggtggtggtggaggaggcggaggagccGCGGTGGGGccggcgggcgggcggctggAGCGGGAGGCGCTGTACAGCGGCAGCGAGGGGGACTCGGAGTCGGCGGAGGACGAGGAGctgggcggcggggagcggagAGGCATCAAGCGGGGCCTGGcggaggctgcaggaggaggaggaggaggaggaggagcggggcCGGTGCTGGGccccggagcggcggcggcagcggtgGGAGCCGGGTacggagctggaggaggaggaggaggaggaggagcggctgctggaggaggaggtggaggtggaggggcCGTGAGCGGAGCCAAGCCCGGTAAGAAGACGCGGGGCCGGGTGAAGATCAAGATGGAGTTCATCGACAACAAGCTGCGGCGCTACACCACcttcagcaagaggaagacCGGCATCATGAAGAAG GCCTACGAGCTGTCCACGCTGACGGGCacgcaggtgctgctgctggtggccagcGAGACGGGCCATGTGTACACCTTCGCCACGCggaagctgcagcccatgaTCACCAGCGAGACGGGCAAGGCGCTGATCCAGACCTGCCTCAACTCCCCCGACTCGCCCCCGCGCTCCGACCCCACCACCGACCAGCGCATGAGCGCCACGGGCTTCGAGGAGACCGACCTCACCTACCAGGTGTCCGAGTCGGACAGCAGCGGGGAGACCAAG GACGCGCTGAAGCCGGCTTTCACCGTCACCAACCTGCCGGGGACGACGTCCACCATCCAGACGGcccccaccacctccacctccatgCAGGCCAGCAGCGGCCCCTCCTTCCCCATCACGAATTACCTGGCGCCCGTGTCGGCCAGCATCAGCCCCAGCGCCGTCACCAGCGCCAACGGGACCGTGCTGAAGACGACTGGAGCCAGCGCCGTGACGTCAGGGGGCCTCATGCAGATCCCCACCGGCTTCACCCTCATGTCAG GTGCTTCCCTTTCTCCGGGGACCCCTACCATTCCTCTCACTCAGTTACAGCCGCACTCCCTGGCTCTCCCCAGCCAGCAGGGCCCGGGTACGGCTGgacagctgcagcaggcacagcagacAGTCTTCCGCTTCCCTGCCAGAGCTGGAGGGCAGATCGTGTCGCTGACAG gTGGTACCATGGCTCAGCAGGTCCCTGTCCAAGCAATCCAGGTGCACCAGGCACCGCAGCAAACGTCTCCCTCCAGTGACAGCAGCACTGACCTTACCCAGACCTCTTCCAGCGGAACAG TGACCCTCCCGGCAACCATCATGACATCGTCCGTGCCAACCACGGTGGGCGGCCACATGATGTACCCCAGCCCGCACGCCGTGATGTACGCCCCCACCTCCGGCCTGGCGGACGGCGGCCTCGCGGTCCTCAACGCCTTCTCGCAGGCGCCCTCGGCCATGCAGGTGTCCCACAGCCAGGTCCAGGATCAGG gtggtgtcccccaggtgtTCCTGACAGCCCCTTCAGGCACTGTTCAGATCCCGGTCTCGGCTGTCCAGCTTCACCAG ATGGCTGTCATcgggcagcagagcagcagcggcagcagcctGACGGAGCTGCAGGTGGTCAACTTGGACACCTCGCACAGCGCCAAGAGTGACTGA
- the SRF gene encoding serum response factor isoform X2 produces MLPSQAAAGNGAAAAAAAAAAALARRTAGPRGANGGGGGGGGGAAVGPAGGRLEREALYSGSEGDSESAEDEELGGGERRGIKRGLAEAAGGGGGGGGAGPVLGPGAAAAAVGAGYGAGGGGGGGGAAAGGGGGGGGAVSGAKPGKKTRGRVKIKMEFIDNKLRRYTTFSKRKTGIMKKAYELSTLTGTQVLLLVASETGHVYTFATRKLQPMITSETGKALIQTCLNSPDSPPRSDPTTDQRMSATGFEETDLTYQVSESDSSGETKDALKPAFTVTNLPGTTSTIQTAPTTSTSMQASSGPSFPITNYLAPVSASISPSAVTSANGTVLKTTGASAVTSGGLMQIPTGFTLMSGGTMAQQVPVQAIQVHQAPQQTSPSSDSSTDLTQTSSSGTVTLPATIMTSSVPTTVGGHMMYPSPHAVMYAPTSGLADGGLAVLNAFSQAPSAMQVSHSQVQDQGGVPQVFLTAPSGTVQIPVSAVQLHQMAVIGQQSSSGSSLTELQVVNLDTSHSAKSD; encoded by the exons ATGTTACCGAGCCAGGCCGCGGCCGGCAACggggccgccgctgccgccgctgctgctgctgccgccttGGCTCGGCGCACGGCGGGGCCCCGCGGGGCCAAcgggggtggtggtggaggaggcggaggagccGCGGTGGGGccggcgggcgggcggctggAGCGGGAGGCGCTGTACAGCGGCAGCGAGGGGGACTCGGAGTCGGCGGAGGACGAGGAGctgggcggcggggagcggagAGGCATCAAGCGGGGCCTGGcggaggctgcaggaggaggaggaggaggaggaggagcggggcCGGTGCTGGGccccggagcggcggcggcagcggtgGGAGCCGGGTacggagctggaggaggaggaggaggaggaggagcggctgctggaggaggaggtggaggtggaggggcCGTGAGCGGAGCCAAGCCCGGTAAGAAGACGCGGGGCCGGGTGAAGATCAAGATGGAGTTCATCGACAACAAGCTGCGGCGCTACACCACcttcagcaagaggaagacCGGCATCATGAAGAAG GCCTACGAGCTGTCCACGCTGACGGGCacgcaggtgctgctgctggtggccagcGAGACGGGCCATGTGTACACCTTCGCCACGCggaagctgcagcccatgaTCACCAGCGAGACGGGCAAGGCGCTGATCCAGACCTGCCTCAACTCCCCCGACTCGCCCCCGCGCTCCGACCCCACCACCGACCAGCGCATGAGCGCCACGGGCTTCGAGGAGACCGACCTCACCTACCAGGTGTCCGAGTCGGACAGCAGCGGGGAGACCAAG GACGCGCTGAAGCCGGCTTTCACCGTCACCAACCTGCCGGGGACGACGTCCACCATCCAGACGGcccccaccacctccacctccatgCAGGCCAGCAGCGGCCCCTCCTTCCCCATCACGAATTACCTGGCGCCCGTGTCGGCCAGCATCAGCCCCAGCGCCGTCACCAGCGCCAACGGGACCGTGCTGAAGACGACTGGAGCCAGCGCCGTGACGTCAGGGGGCCTCATGCAGATCCCCACCGGCTTCACCCTCATGTCAG gTGGTACCATGGCTCAGCAGGTCCCTGTCCAAGCAATCCAGGTGCACCAGGCACCGCAGCAAACGTCTCCCTCCAGTGACAGCAGCACTGACCTTACCCAGACCTCTTCCAGCGGAACAG TGACCCTCCCGGCAACCATCATGACATCGTCCGTGCCAACCACGGTGGGCGGCCACATGATGTACCCCAGCCCGCACGCCGTGATGTACGCCCCCACCTCCGGCCTGGCGGACGGCGGCCTCGCGGTCCTCAACGCCTTCTCGCAGGCGCCCTCGGCCATGCAGGTGTCCCACAGCCAGGTCCAGGATCAGG gtggtgtcccccaggtgtTCCTGACAGCCCCTTCAGGCACTGTTCAGATCCCGGTCTCGGCTGTCCAGCTTCACCAG ATGGCTGTCATcgggcagcagagcagcagcggcagcagcctGACGGAGCTGCAGGTGGTCAACTTGGACACCTCGCACAGCGCCAAGAGTGACTGA